A window of Streptomyces sp. DG1A-41 contains these coding sequences:
- a CDS encoding O-methyltransferase, which produces MSESHVWDEVDAYFTARLAPDDEALAAALRDSDAAGLPHINVAGNQGKLLQLLAQIQGARHILEIGTLGGYSTIWLGRALPADGRLVSLEYDPKHAEVAVRNIARAGLDKLVEVRVGPALESLPKLADENPPPFDLVFIDADKVNNPHYVEWAVKLTSTGSLIVLDNVVRGGRVTDAASTAPDVTGTRAAIELIGSHPRLSGTAIQTVGMKGYDGFALARVLA; this is translated from the coding sequence ATGAGCGAATCGCACGTCTGGGACGAGGTCGACGCCTACTTCACCGCCCGCCTCGCCCCGGACGACGAAGCCCTGGCGGCCGCCCTGCGCGACAGCGACGCCGCCGGACTTCCGCACATCAACGTGGCGGGCAACCAGGGCAAGCTCCTCCAGCTCCTGGCCCAGATCCAGGGCGCCCGCCACATCCTGGAGATCGGCACGCTCGGCGGCTACAGCACCATCTGGCTGGGCCGCGCCCTGCCCGCCGACGGACGGCTGGTCTCCCTGGAGTACGACCCCAAGCACGCCGAGGTCGCCGTCCGCAACATCGCCCGCGCCGGCCTGGACAAGCTCGTCGAGGTCAGGGTGGGCCCGGCCCTGGAGTCGCTGCCCAAGCTGGCCGACGAGAACCCGCCCCCCTTCGACCTGGTCTTCATCGACGCCGACAAGGTCAACAACCCGCACTACGTGGAGTGGGCCGTGAAGCTCACCAGCACGGGCAGCCTGATCGTCCTCGACAACGTCGTCCGCGGCGGCCGCGTGACCGACGCGGCGAGCACGGCCCCGGACGTGACGGGCACCCGCGCCGCGATCGAACTGATCGGCAGCCATCCGCGGTTGAGCGGAACGGCGATCCAGACGGTCGGCATGAAGGGGTACGACGGGTTCGCGCTGGCACGGGTGCTGGCGTGA
- a CDS encoding DUF1992 domain-containing protein, translating into MTERKPPGVDFESWVDKQIRDAETRGEFERLPGAGKPLPADVDAAYDELWWVKRKMAREGISVLPPTLALRKEAEDALSAAYAAPSEQAVRKIIGEINDKIRDMMFKPPPGPPLGKKPYDVEDVVRQWRERRADK; encoded by the coding sequence ATGACCGAGCGAAAGCCACCCGGCGTCGACTTCGAGTCCTGGGTCGACAAGCAGATCCGTGACGCGGAGACACGCGGCGAGTTCGAGCGGTTGCCGGGGGCGGGCAAGCCGCTGCCGGCCGATGTGGACGCCGCCTACGACGAACTCTGGTGGGTCAAGCGGAAGATGGCCCGCGAGGGCATCTCCGTCCTGCCGCCGACGCTGGCGCTGCGCAAGGAGGCGGAGGACGCACTGTCGGCCGCGTACGCGGCTCCGTCGGAGCAGGCTGTCAGGAAGATCATCGGCGAGATCAACGACAAGATCCGCGACATGATGTTCAAGCCGCCGCCCGGCCCCCCGCTGGGCAAGAAGCCGTACGACGTCGAGGACGTCGTACGGCAGTGGCGGGAGCGCCGGGCGGACAAGTGA